Below is a window of bacterium DNA.
ACGCCAGCCCAGAAGCACTACCTTGCTTCCTGGCAGGAAGGAACCTGAGGTCACCTTATGTCCCCCGAACCCATTAAAGCGGTGGTTCAAAGAGTGACGGGCCTTACCCTGGCGGGTAAGGCTCGTACCGGTCACTGGACGATGATGGACACCTCCGTCGAAGTCGGAGGCAGCTCAGCGGCATCCACTCCCATGGAACTCGTACTCATGGCCCTGGGCGGGTGCACCGGGATGGACGTGCTCTCCATCCTCGCCAAGATGGGTCAGCCGGTTGAGGACTACCGCATCGAGCTCGAAGGCGAACGCTCCGAAGAACATCCCAAGGTCTACACCAAAATCCGCCTCACGCACGTCGTCAAGGGCAAGGTTGACCCCGAAAGACTCGCTCACGCTATAGAACTCTCGGAAACCAAGTACTGCTCTGTCTCGGGGATGCTGAAAAAATCCGTAAATATAGAAACCAATTATCGGGTAGAACCTTGATAGAAAACCCTCACTCAACTCTGCAAGATAATATAGGTTTGTTATGGTGAGATTCCCAGTCAGGTCTCGACCGGGTTTTGAGGTTTTTTGCCGTTCTTGTGGTTGTTATTGTTCCGCACCCTTTGGATCTCGGTGCGAAAGAGCGACAGGAAAGTTTTCCATAGAATCTTCATGTCCAGCCCCATCGACCGGTTTTGTATATATAGCATGTTGAGGCGGAACTTCTCTGGTATTATCTCATCGATGTACTGCTCGTCGAACTTGTGGGGGTCCATGTGAGACTCGATATCCACATAATGGATCTGGGCAGGTCCAGTAATCCCCGGCTTCACGGAAAGGATAACCCGCTGACCTGCGGTGTAGTGCGAGACGTACTGCGGGTCTTCCGGCCGCGGTCCGACAAGGCTCATGTTTCCGAGGAAAACGTTGATAAACTGGGGAAGCTCATCTATCTTCAGTCTTCTAAGTATCAATCCTGTCTTTGTGATTCGGGGGTCGTTGCGGTAGGTAAGCTTGGGCCCGCACTTATCCGCCCCATCTATCATCGTTCGGAACTTGAAAATCTTAAAGGGCCTGCCGTCCTTGCCAACCCTCACTCCTCGATAGAACACAGGTCCCCTGGAGTCCATTTTTATTGCGAGAGCGACGAACGGAGTAATAAGTGCTACGCCTATAAGCGCAAAAATCGAAAGGACAATATCCAATGTTCTCTTCATCGGATTCCTTTTCCAGCTCGGTGCTCCAAGATTACGAAAACCCTGAGTGGAGTCTCTTCCATGCACGAGATTATATCAAACTGTCAGGTTAAGTCAATCGGGCAGAAATTCTCATCTGAAATCACGAATTAAAGGGTTTCGAGTTATGATTTATTTGTCGATAATCTTTGGGGTTGCGGTTGTTTTGTTAACGTTTTCCTTTTTTGTATACCCGTTGTGTCTGGTTATAATAAGGGCGGTTTTCTTTAAGAAAAGAAAAGATTCGAAGTTCGACTCATTACCAAAGGTAATGTTCGTTTTTCCATGTTGCTGGGAAGGTCAGAGAATCAGAGCAAAAATAGAAAACACCCTTCTTCTTGATTACCCCAGAGATAAGATGGATGTAGTGGCTATCTCGGATGCCGCTTCACCAGAAACAATTTCCATCCTGGAAGAAGCAGAAAAAAAAGGAGGAATGAGGATAATCCGTAATTCAATTCGTTCTGGCAAAAGCGCAGCTCTGGCTAAAGCCTTAGATCAATGCGACGCTGAAGTATTCGTCGTTACGGATGCGGATGCGCTTTTGGAACCCTCGCATTTAAAAAAATTGGTTATGCCCTTTTCGGATTCACGTGTGGGAGCGGTTACAGGTACTATTCGTTACGAAAATGAAGCACAATCTGGTATAAGTAATAATGAAGGTTTGTATTGGAAGTTTGAGATGGTAACAAGAAAGGCAGAGAGTCTTATAGGTATGCTTACTGGAGTTGTAGGAGCCGTCTATGCCATAAGACCGGAACTTTTCAAAATAACAGATCCGAGGCTCGATGCTGATTTTCTGGCCCCCTTGCTGGCGTTGGAGAAGAAGAAAATTGTTTTATTTCTCGATCATATTGTCGCCAAGGATTACTCTCCATCGAGTTCGGAAGCTTTGTTTGCAAGGAGATTGCGAACAATCAGCCTCGGCCTTTTAAGTCTATTCAAAAATTCTAGATTCCTTAACCCTTTCCGGTTTCCGATGCTCTCCTGGGAGCTATGGAGCCACAAGATTCTTAGATGGCTTCTCCCGGTTTTTATGCTTCTGATTTTCGTAAGCAACGCTTTTATGATCAATATTTCGGTTTTTTGGTTTATTCTATTTTGTGTTCAGGTTTTATTCTATCTTATGGGTATTATTGGGTGCATTATTGCAAAATTTAACAAAAAAGCAGGAATTTTGAGTTCCATATGGTATTTCATTCTTTCTTCGTATGCATCTATGGTTGCTTTTGTCAATGTCTTTACCGGCCGGGATTTCTCTGTATGGGGTGATACGGCTAGACGATAGAGCCAAGAAGCATAATGATAATAATTAATCTACTTTGAAATGTCCTGCAGAAGTTTAATAACGACAGGTTGGATTTCGAAGAAGCACAAAGAAAAAGGGTTAAAATTCCGAAAAGGGTATGTTTCTGGGCTCATTGAGTTCTTGAAAGCTTAAGAAAAGGAAAGTATTTGACAATTAAATCCTTAACCACTTTCGCTTGATTTTCAAAAGTAAGTGAGGCAACTTTCTTTAAGCCACCTAGAGCCAATCTATATCTTAAATCAGGATTAATTATTGCCTTTCTGAGCATCTCGCGCAACTCTTCCTCATCTCCGGGCGAAGCTAGGAGACCGTTAAGACCATGCGACACACGGTAAGGTACGCCACCCAACTTTGTGGCTACTACTGGCAAACCAGATGCCCATGCCTCAAGAATAACTCTCGGGAAACCTTCTCCGTAAAAATCAGAGGGTTGAACAAAAATATCGCAACCACGGTAAAGCTTCTTTAGGGTTTCACTTGGCGGGACAAACCCGAGAACATTAACATTCTTTTCCATGTTCAATCGTTTCACTGTATGTTTAACTTCATCAAGTAAAGGTCCAGACCCAGCAATGAATAATTGAAGGTTCGGGAATTCGACTGTTAAATTCGTGAAAACCTTAAGGAGTAGATCGACACCTTTACCTTGAGCCAGTTGTCCTACAAAAAGTAACTTGCGGGCCAAACCATGAGTTTTCTTTGGCAATACCAGATCTTTCTGAGTGATTCGTATATCATCAAGTAGATGAGCTATGTGTAGAGATGATGTGAAAAGATTATGCAGTTCACATCCCGTAACAAAAACCAGCGAGCCTCGACTCATCCATCTTGTTGAAAAGTGAATCAACCATCCCATTAGTTTGGCTATTACGAGCTTGATACCGCCGAATTTTTCTCTTCTGGCTGTTTTAAGAATATTTCCAGGGATGTGCAATATTACCGGAATCTTCCTTCGTCTAGCAAAGTAATAGAAAAAAGGGGCAACAACTGATGGGGTACGAAGCCAAATCAGATCAGATGAATTGCTCAACTCCCTTGCGCACCGAAGTATCGTTTTTAAGTGCTTAGGGAGAGATAAGGCAGTACTAATAATACTTTCCCATCCAGGAAGAGGGAGGAGCCTGATACCAGAGTCTTCTATTATTATGGCACTTTTCTTAATTTCAGCTTCAGAACTATGTTTTACCGCAACGGAGAGTGTTATTGTTTTTGCTATATTCAGTTTTCGAATGAAATTAATGGAATCTGAGTTTGCCCAGGTTATCTTTTCATTTTTCTTATACAGATCATGCAGGTAAATGCCTAATCGTAAGGACTTACTCATAGTTGATGCAAATAAAGCAATGACAATATTCAGAATGACTAGTTGAGTCTACGGCTGCCATGTGTGTTCAATCTTCAAGGTCTCAGAGGGATATGAGAGTATTGAATCACGGAAAGCGTAGACCATATAGTAGCGTGTATCGCCGTCGCGGGCGCAAAGAAATCTGTAAAACGAGGAATCCAGCTTAACCGGGCGGACGCCTTTTGAGCCTTCAGGATCCCAGGCATGCTGCCCAACCCCGTCGATGTTTTCGTAGTATGTCGTAAATTCAAGACTTGACGGAGCATAGAGCAGATAGTAAAGCCCGTCGCACGAATCGGGAGAACTCCAGTAAAGGTCAACAGTATCCTCGACGAGTGGATGCTTGTAGTTCAGACTCTCCGGCGCAGGCGGTCTAGGGTCCGCAAGGCCTTCCTCTGGAGTCACAGTCATGGTATCCGAGAAGCCTTCCGCTTCGGGGTTGGTGAAAATGGCGAATACCGCATGAACGAAATAGCGATACGTCTTTCCGTTCTGGACTGAAGTATCCGTTAAAGCCCATCCTGCCCTTATGGGATTCAGTGGTCCGAGTTCGGCGACCTGCTCGAATTTCTTTCCTTCCTCCGAACGCATGAGTTTGAAATGCCCGAACATGCCCCCGTATTCCAAAAGCGTATTCTGGTTTATCCAGAATTGCACAGTGGCGCGGCTATCACCTGCGAACGCCTTGACCCACACAAAGGGTTCAATCTGATTGGGAGGGGGCGTACAGACCAGAAACGACAAAAGAATCGTCGTTGCTCCAAAAAGATTAACCGATTTTTTCATTATCGCAGGATACTCAATATTGCCCAAAGGTCAAGCAGGTAAGACCCTGAAAATCAAGGGATTATACCGAGGATTTTTTCTGAAATCTACCCTCTTGACAAGCGTTAAAACCGCTCTATACTAATACGAGAAAAGGTTGCATGCGCGAGTCGGATCGTCTTACCTCCCGCATGCATCTCTTAAAGAAATTCGGGCTTTCTAGGGTAGCCCGTACAAAAACGGCAGGTTTAAGATGTGTGCTAGAAAAAAAGTCAAAGCGTGTCCTGTACAAAAAAGTGCATTATCCTCTGCAATGGAGTGTAGTGTTCATACATCTTTTCCCGAATGTCAAATCAATAATAAAATAATAAACTCTCAGCCTAATAAGATAGGAGGTTGAGCATGAAAAACAATGTTAAAGGCGTTTGGCTCGTTCTGGCCATGCTTGCGATACCGTGTATGGTCTTTGCCGGCATCACGGGCAAGATTTCAGGACGAGTGACAGACGCGGATACACGTCAGCCGCTCCCCGGCGCTAACGTGATCGTCGTGGGAACGGACATGGGAACCGCCACTGGTACGGACGGTTCATACTCGCTCTCCAGCGTTCCTGTAGGAACCTACGATGTTGAGGTTTCCATGATGGGTTATCAGGCCAAGGTTATAAAAGGCGTCAGCGTATCTGCGGATAAGGTTACCTCGCTTAACGTGCAGATAAAAGAGGGCAGCGGCATCGTTATGGGTACTGTCGAAGTAACCGCTCAGAAGGATATCGTTTCGAAGGACCCTAACGTGGGAAAGATAACCAAGGGTTCCGAAATAGTCAGGAGTGCGGGCGTCTCCAACTACAACGATGTCGTGGCGCTTCAGGCGGGAGCCACTGAGACTTCCGGCAACTCGGGCGGTCTTCACGTGCAGGGCGGACGCGCTAACGAGCTCGTATACGTCGTGGACGGCATCAATGCAAACGACCCCGTAACAGGCCAGTCCGGAGTCTACATCGACAACACGGCCATTCAGGAGATGACCATCAACACCGGCAGCTTTAACGCCGAATACGGCGACGCAATGTCCGGAATCGTAAACATCGTCACCCGTGAAGGCTCGGAAAAGTTCAGGGCAGGCGTAGAGTATGAAACCGACGCCCACCTCAGGCTCAGCGATAATCCTGTACAATATCCGAACCCCGATATGTGGCACAACAAGGTATCGCTTTTCGTGAGCGGTCCCTTCTGGGGTCAAGGCACGAAGATTAGCGCCCCCTCCTTCTACATATCCGGTAACCTCCTCGAGGACGAGGACAGGCTGCCCGCTAACGACAATCACCGCAAGAACGGAACGCTCAAGCTGACCTGGAGACCGGTTTTCGGCGGTCCTAAATTCACGCTCTCAGGCAACTACTCAGATCAGTGGTACCATGCTTATCTTCACGATTTCTCGAAGGGAATCTGGCTTGACGAGTTCGGGCCAAGAGTAAAGGCCGATAACTACCAGTTGAACCTTAAGGTCAGCGGACCCTTGGGCAGGGATTCCGCGCAAAGTCTTACGTACACGGTCAATGTCGGAACGTTCAACACCCACCGCAGCGTGTCTTATATGGACGGCGCCCAGATCAATGATTACCGGATGATAGGCCGGCAGCTGATGCCCTGGGTCGGCTGGGCATACAATGAAACGTGGTGGGAGCCTAATCCTGAAGTTCCTGGCGATTCAATACTTCGCAGGCTCTACAACCCGGACTCAATGAATTTCTACATCCCTGATTCCATGCTTGCCTACGTGGACGGCTCCGATTCGGTATACGTGGACGTCAATGAACGCTACAGCAAGATAACGAAGGACCCCGATTCCGCGGTCTGGCTTTTCTACAACGAGTTCATAGTCAAAAACGGCTACTTCTACGAGGGAGACAACAACTTCAACTGGTTCAGCTGGGAAGAGCAGCTTGAGGCCTACAACGAGAGATGGTATTCCATAAACGAATGGCGGCCTACGGTAGACGCTAACGGCGACACAGTGGGTCTTCATTATCATATGTTCGATTTTGCGCGCTACCAGCATTACTACGAGCTGTATAGAGAATGGAAGCCCGATACGACGGTGCCCGGCTGGGAAGAAGTTGAGAACCCGTACGAGGACAGTCTGGAAACTTCGGGCAATATGTATGTAGTCCGCTACAACGACGACCCTGTGTTCCGTCGTTTCAATTATTACTTCAATCCCGTGTGGTCGGACCGCAATACAACGAAATACGTTGCGGATGCCTCAATAGACTGGTCCCCCAATAAGGAGCACTGGGCTAAATTCGGACTCATCGGCAATTACCACGTTCTGGATTATACAAGCATTCAGTTTATCAACGAAAATCCGTATACGGACATGTATCACAAGCAGCCGATAATCGCAGCCGCGTATGCGCAGGACAAGTTCCAGCTTGAAGACCTGCTCCTGAATTTCGGGCTCAGGTTCGACTACTTCGATCCCGCGTCGCAGTATTTTGTTAATCCCGAGTACGTCGATTCGGGAACGGCAGAAGCCAAGCCGAAGTTCCAGTTCAGCCCCAGGCTTTCAATATCCTTCTCGGTCTCAGATAAGTCGACAATGTATGCGTCCTACGGGCACTTCTTCCAGCCAATCGAGCTTCAGGAGCTTTACCAGAATCTAAATGGCGACCTCTCTTCGGGCGTACCCCTTCTCGGCAACCCCAACCTTCCTCCCTTAAAGACCGTCTTCTACCAGGCAGGCTATAATATCGCTTTGACGAGGTTCCTAGGTCTTGACCTGAAAGCCTACTACAAGGATCAGGAGAACCTTCTTGCGACCCGCAACGTAAATACGATTTACAAGGGCAAACTTGCCACCTACACCATCTATACCATAGAAGACTTTGCAAAGATTAAGGGATTCGACATAACCGTAAACGGCGGAGAAGGATTAATCTCCGGTTCCGTGACCTACTCCTACATGGACGCCAAGGGTACGGGCTCATCCGGACGCGAATTCTACTATCGCTACCGCGGCTCCGCGCTGCAGCAGCCGAAATCCGAATACCCCTTGGAGTTCGACATCACGCATTCAGTGAAGGCGAACGTCAACTTCTTCCTTCCCGACACCTTCGGCGTGAAGGTGTTGAGAAATACGAATCTCAATATACAGTTCAACTACGCTTCAGGACCTCCTTACTGGGCGTCCGATTCCCGCGGCAACCCGCTTCCTCTGGGCAGCAAGCGTCAGCCTGGGACTAAGACCGTCGATATGAAGCTTGAGAAATGGTTCCCTCTCGGCAAGAACCAGAACCTCAACCTCGGGTTTTATATTGACGTAAGCAACGTCTTCAACTGGGCTAACGCAAGCTCGGTTTACGGCGCTACGGGTCTGCCCGATGACCCGGGTACAAGACCCGTATACCAGCAGGCAAACTACAGCACTTACGCGCAATACGGCTTTGCCGACGAATACGAATACTGGCAGGCCGATGTGGCAGACTGGGAAAGATACTATGCACAGAATCCCGATATGTTCGGAGAACCGCGCCTAATAAACTTCGGGCTGCGCCTGAACTTCAACTAGGTCTAAGGAGGAATAACATGAAAACAAGACTGATAAAATTTGGTCTGGCGGCGCTTGCAGCGCTGGCCGTTCCTCTGCAGGCGGCGTGGAACAACTCGAACGTGCAGGCTTCCACGCAGCAGAACCGCAACCGTCTCTTGACGACCGTAACCGACAAGCCAGCCATCTTCTGGACCGTCTGGTGGGTCGACGGCGGCGAGATATCAGACTGGGCAATAAGCAACACCTGTCAAGGCGGAGTATGGTCAAGACATCCTGTAGATGAGCGTCCCTACGACTGGACAATCTATCCCTCTCAATCCATAGGAATGACCAGAGGAAGCTGCGGCGAATATCCCAAAGGCTCGGAACAGTTCTACAACTACGCCTGGGGCCTCTGGGTTGGAAGCAAGTACCCTACAGGCAAGGGCAAAAGCCCCAACGTCTCAAAGGGAGCTTATGCATGCGACATGGGCGCCATGGCTTGTTCTGAAATGTCTCAGGCCGGCGGCGCCGGCGACTTGAGCGGCGTTGGTCTTAACTTCAGCGACGGCGTAATACCCAAAGGCAGCAGCGCCGGAGTAGGCGCAAGGCTTTTTGCCGATCCAGGAACGACCCCTCTTTCTTATCAGATGCTCTGGCCGTTTGCGGATACGAGCGTAAACAAGAAGAGACGGGCAATCGGAATGCCCACGCTCGACCCCAAGAACGGAGACATAGTCTCCAATCAGGATACCTACGCATGCGCCGGCGACTGGATTCCGGTGGGCGACGCTGCATGCATATGGATTCTTCCCACAGGAGCATACGATGTCTGGGGTCAAGGTCTGCGCTGGGAGCAAAGAACCTACTGCTGGAACTACGACTACAACAACGCCATAATCTTCATCAACTACAAGATAAGAAACATGAACGACTTTCCTCTTGATTCGGTGTATTTCTCCTTTTTCATGGATAACGACATTGGTCGAGGGGGACTCGCTGCAGGCGACGACGGCTACTGGGACGATCTCATCGGTTTTGACGAAGGGCTTAACATGGGTTATACCTATGATGCCAATGGGTCGGAAGCCGGATGGGTAACCCCTGCCGGCTACATAGGCGCCATACTGCTTGAGACGCCAGGCAATAACGGCCTCACGGGGTTGGAGACGTGGCAGAACGCCGCTGACCAGCAGATAGACAATGACGGAACCGACAGCATAAAATACGTCTACATGACATCCAAGGATTTCGTCACGTGGGACAGCCCGACGGATGTCAGGATGCTTATGAATTCAGGTCCGTATTTGCAGTTGAAGCCTAATGAGGAAGTAAGCTTTACTGTTGCAGTGATAGTAGCCTACTCCCTTGATCAACTCAAGGCCAGGGCAAAGATAGCTCAGATCCAGTATGAGAACGGCTACTTCGGATACACGCCTCCGCCCAATCCGCAGCTGAATGTGATAGCCGGAGACAGCACTGTGTATCTCTCCTGGTCGGCGGAGCCGGAAAAGTTCGTTGACCCCATGAGCAAGCAGCAGACGTTTGAAGGCTACAGGGTATACAGAAGCCTTTCCGGACTTTCAGGTACATGGCAGCTTCTGGCCGACTACGACCTCATGGAGTCCAAGCTTGCCGATACTTGCGTAGCCACTCACAGCGTAGGACCCAGCAAAACGGAGATCAAGTACGAAGGGCTTCTTGCCGGCGCCGACCTGGAGAAGCTTGGCTACGGAAACAACACCTATACGATCACGTTCCAGCCGGATACATCTTACAAATACTACGTGGTTTACGACATAGCCGATCAGAAGGTGCTGAATTACAATCCGAACGCACTAACAGAAGGCGGTTTCTGCATCCTGACCGGCAAGAACGGCAGTCCGAAGCCTCTGCCTGCAGACACATTTTACTACCCCTATCATTCAGGCGATATCATCTTCATTGACGGAGCGCAGTTTTCCATAAGCGACGGAACATCCGGCGAGCCTGGCGCAATTCTTTCGCCTGTTCCTGGAGACCAGTATACAATTAAGACCTATGCATCCGAAAACATCGGCGGCCAGAACGGAATCAGGCACTACTACATAGACGAAGACGTGAAGAACGGGCAGATATATTACTACTCCGTTGCATCATACTCCAGACCGCAGCCTACCGAGAACGTCGGCTCTCTCGAGGGAGGCAAGTCCGGCCAGACATACTGGGCAGTACCCCGCTCTAATCCGATTGGATGGCAGAATGCCTGGGTATCCAACGTTCAAAGAGTAGGGGGCAACGGAAACGCCCTCGTAAAAGACAGTGTTGTATCGCCTGATAAGGTTACAGGCCACGAGTACGAAGTGGGATTCCGCGGCGTATACGATACAATAGTAAAGGACACAATCGTTACAGCGGCCTACTTTAAGGATGTGGATGAAGATTCGATTCTTTTAGATAACTTCAAGGTAAGATCCGGAGCGCTCAGCGGTCCGGTGATCGACGGAGTGCTTGTACAGGTTGCCGCCGTATCTATGGATACGCTTGACATGGAAACCCAGCTCGATACACTGAAGACAGGCTGGCTGGTCAAGACTTCCGGAACCAATTTGTCGTATTCCGTCGATTGGCCGGGTTCGCCTGGACCTATCAGCAAATCAAAGAGCATTGACGTTCTCGTCTCTGTCGTAGATGACGGAG
It encodes the following:
- a CDS encoding OsmC family protein, yielding MSPEPIKAVVQRVTGLTLAGKARTGHWTMMDTSVEVGGSSAASTPMELVLMALGGCTGMDVLSILAKMGQPVEDYRIELEGERSEEHPKVYTKIRLTHVVKGKVDPERLAHAIELSETKYCSVSGMLKKSVNIETNYRVEP
- a CDS encoding TonB-dependent receptor; the protein is MKNNVKGVWLVLAMLAIPCMVFAGITGKISGRVTDADTRQPLPGANVIVVGTDMGTATGTDGSYSLSSVPVGTYDVEVSMMGYQAKVIKGVSVSADKVTSLNVQIKEGSGIVMGTVEVTAQKDIVSKDPNVGKITKGSEIVRSAGVSNYNDVVALQAGATETSGNSGGLHVQGGRANELVYVVDGINANDPVTGQSGVYIDNTAIQEMTINTGSFNAEYGDAMSGIVNIVTREGSEKFRAGVEYETDAHLRLSDNPVQYPNPDMWHNKVSLFVSGPFWGQGTKISAPSFYISGNLLEDEDRLPANDNHRKNGTLKLTWRPVFGGPKFTLSGNYSDQWYHAYLHDFSKGIWLDEFGPRVKADNYQLNLKVSGPLGRDSAQSLTYTVNVGTFNTHRSVSYMDGAQINDYRMIGRQLMPWVGWAYNETWWEPNPEVPGDSILRRLYNPDSMNFYIPDSMLAYVDGSDSVYVDVNERYSKITKDPDSAVWLFYNEFIVKNGYFYEGDNNFNWFSWEEQLEAYNERWYSINEWRPTVDANGDTVGLHYHMFDFARYQHYYELYREWKPDTTVPGWEEVENPYEDSLETSGNMYVVRYNDDPVFRRFNYYFNPVWSDRNTTKYVADASIDWSPNKEHWAKFGLIGNYHVLDYTSIQFINENPYTDMYHKQPIIAAAYAQDKFQLEDLLLNFGLRFDYFDPASQYFVNPEYVDSGTAEAKPKFQFSPRLSISFSVSDKSTMYASYGHFFQPIELQELYQNLNGDLSSGVPLLGNPNLPPLKTVFYQAGYNIALTRFLGLDLKAYYKDQENLLATRNVNTIYKGKLATYTIYTIEDFAKIKGFDITVNGGEGLISGSVTYSYMDAKGTGSSGREFYYRYRGSALQQPKSEYPLEFDITHSVKANVNFFLPDTFGVKVLRNTNLNIQFNYASGPPYWASDSRGNPLPLGSKRQPGTKTVDMKLEKWFPLGKNQNLNLGFYIDVSNVFNWANASSVYGATGLPDDPGTRPVYQQANYSTYAQYGFADEYEYWQADVADWERYYAQNPDMFGEPRLINFGLRLNFN
- a CDS encoding glycosyltransferase family 4 protein, which translates into the protein MSKSLRLGIYLHDLYKKNEKITWANSDSINFIRKLNIAKTITLSVAVKHSSEAEIKKSAIIIEDSGIRLLPLPGWESIISTALSLPKHLKTILRCARELSNSSDLIWLRTPSVVAPFFYYFARRRKIPVILHIPGNILKTARREKFGGIKLVIAKLMGWLIHFSTRWMSRGSLVFVTGCELHNLFTSSLHIAHLLDDIRITQKDLVLPKKTHGLARKLLFVGQLAQGKGVDLLLKVFTNLTVEFPNLQLFIAGSGPLLDEVKHTVKRLNMEKNVNVLGFVPPSETLKKLYRGCDIFVQPSDFYGEGFPRVILEAWASGLPVVATKLGGVPYRVSHGLNGLLASPGDEEELREMLRKAIINPDLRYRLALGGLKKVASLTFENQAKVVKDLIVKYFPFLKLSRTQ
- a CDS encoding glycosyltransferase — its product is MIYLSIIFGVAVVLLTFSFFVYPLCLVIIRAVFFKKRKDSKFDSLPKVMFVFPCCWEGQRIRAKIENTLLLDYPRDKMDVVAISDAASPETISILEEAEKKGGMRIIRNSIRSGKSAALAKALDQCDAEVFVVTDADALLEPSHLKKLVMPFSDSRVGAVTGTIRYENEAQSGISNNEGLYWKFEMVTRKAESLIGMLTGVVGAVYAIRPELFKITDPRLDADFLAPLLALEKKKIVLFLDHIVAKDYSPSSSEALFARRLRTISLGLLSLFKNSRFLNPFRFPMLSWELWSHKILRWLLPVFMLLIFVSNAFMINISVFWFILFCVQVLFYLMGIIGCIIAKFNKKAGILSSIWYFILSSYASMVAFVNVFTGRDFSVWGDTARR
- a CDS encoding sugar transferase; this encodes MKRTLDIVLSIFALIGVALITPFVALAIKMDSRGPVFYRGVRVGKDGRPFKIFKFRTMIDGADKCGPKLTYRNDPRITKTGLILRRLKIDELPQFINVFLGNMSLVGPRPEDPQYVSHYTAGQRVILSVKPGITGPAQIHYVDIESHMDPHKFDEQYIDEIIPEKFRLNMLYIQNRSMGLDMKILWKTFLSLFRTEIQRVRNNNNHKNGKKPQNPVET